One genomic region from Planctomicrobium piriforme encodes:
- a CDS encoding YybH family protein — translation MNTNEPIAAIHNYIQAFNKGDGEGMAAMFAESGSILDGMAPHQWLGPRAAQDWYRDVLTEGQQQHASGYHVVFGEPLHNNITGDSAYLVLPATMTFKIHDRQVTQSGAFFTVALRKLADGWRIASWAWTKGAR, via the coding sequence GTGAACACAAATGAACCGATTGCTGCGATTCACAACTACATCCAAGCCTTCAACAAGGGCGATGGTGAGGGAATGGCGGCGATGTTTGCGGAATCAGGCTCGATTCTTGACGGCATGGCGCCGCACCAGTGGTTGGGGCCAAGGGCCGCACAAGATTGGTATCGAGACGTGCTGACTGAAGGTCAGCAGCAGCATGCTTCAGGCTATCACGTCGTTTTTGGAGAGCCATTGCACAACAACATCACCGGTGACAGCGCATATCTGGTCCTGCCCGCAACCATGACATTTAAAATCCACGACAGGCAGGTCACGCAATCAGGCGCATTCTTTACGGTAGCACTTCGCAAGCTCGCTGATGGCTGGCGTATCGCGTCTTGGGCATGGACGAAGGGCGCTCGGTAA